In Elusimicrobiota bacterium, a genomic segment contains:
- a CDS encoding helix-turn-helix domain-containing protein, translating into MKLGYNWNLKNPNKLIYVGHADPYPEAEIKRHHHPCNEMVILIKGSISVEVLKKNIFANPGDILNYPAGISHKEHLTSTTPAEIFYFAWKEKKEKGKTEIPILTHDTNKKIRFLAQWLYEEKELVSPYRSLLQEKIFEVILIELKKISKSKESHPMISSLRSFMKEHLKERLNLEKLAEYIGVSKYHFLRTYKKLTGRTPMDDLRIIRAETAKDMLFTTDSPLKAISKEVGFADEYQLSKVFRKQFGTPPGQFRRNKSFL; encoded by the coding sequence ATGAAACTAGGTTATAATTGGAACTTAAAAAATCCTAATAAATTAATTTACGTAGGGCATGCTGATCCTTACCCTGAAGCGGAAATAAAGAGACATCACCATCCATGTAATGAAATGGTGATTCTTATTAAGGGCTCCATAAGTGTTGAAGTATTAAAAAAAAATATTTTTGCGAATCCAGGTGACATATTGAATTATCCTGCAGGAATATCTCATAAAGAACATCTTACTAGTACTACCCCTGCTGAAATATTTTACTTTGCCTGGAAAGAAAAGAAAGAAAAAGGAAAAACAGAAATCCCCATTTTAACCCATGACACAAATAAAAAAATCCGGTTTTTGGCACAATGGTTATATGAAGAGAAAGAATTGGTTTCTCCTTACAGGAGTTTACTGCAAGAAAAAATATTTGAAGTGATATTAATTGAATTAAAAAAAATTTCTAAATCTAAAGAATCTCATCCTATGATTAGTAGTTTAAGAAGTTTTATGAAAGAGCATTTAAAAGAACGTTTGAATTTGGAAAAATTAGCAGAGTATATCGGTGTGAGTAAATACCATTTTTTAAGAACATACAAGAAACTTACGGGACGAACACCAATGGATGATTTAAGAATTATCCGTGCTGAAACTGCTAAGGATATGCTTTTTACAACTGATTCTCCATTAAAAGCTATTTCCAAAGAAGTTGGATTTGCTGATGAATATCAGCTTTCAAAAGTATTCAGAAAACAATTTGGAACACCACCCGGTCAATTCCGAAGAAACAAATCTTTTCTATAA
- a CDS encoding PorV/PorQ family protein, whose amino-acid sequence MRKMLSAVMLAVLVVPIICTSNVQAGVGSSAMQFLKVGVGAKQEGMGGAQVAVAEDVNSVYWNPAGLGSVSATEFSFMHLSYFEGISYEYLAIGHPINESSTIGLQIMYLNYGNIDKTLEDAAGAYDTVGSVGTFGAKDIGGAISYGKQVDETINVGGSLKMASQKIDSDNTTGFGIDLGVEYVPVKGGIQLGLAVQNIGSKVGSDSLPGNIKAGLGKKLSAFEGENNLTIAADVNYGLDSATTKENIGMELVIAEMIGIRAGYKLGYDEETYTLGGGFKINGESSTFNIDYAFVPTKDLGDTHRISLGIRFGGGKE is encoded by the coding sequence ATGCGCAAGATGTTAAGTGCAGTAATGTTGGCAGTCCTGGTTGTACCTATTATATGTACAAGCAATGTACAAGCCGGCGTTGGCAGTTCAGCTATGCAGTTTTTGAAAGTGGGAGTAGGTGCCAAGCAGGAAGGAATGGGCGGCGCACAGGTAGCAGTAGCTGAAGACGTCAATAGCGTATATTGGAATCCCGCAGGGTTAGGTTCAGTAAGTGCAACCGAATTCTCCTTTATGCATTTATCATATTTTGAAGGAATAAGTTACGAGTATTTAGCAATCGGGCATCCAATAAATGAGAGTTCCACAATAGGCTTACAGATAATGTACCTTAATTATGGCAATATAGACAAAACATTAGAAGATGCAGCTGGAGCATATGATACAGTAGGCAGTGTAGGCACTTTCGGTGCCAAAGACATAGGTGGCGCAATAAGTTACGGTAAGCAGGTAGATGAGACAATAAATGTAGGTGGCAGTTTGAAGATGGCGAGCCAGAAGATAGATAGTGACAACACAACAGGATTTGGAATAGATTTAGGAGTAGAGTATGTTCCAGTAAAAGGCGGAATACAATTAGGGTTAGCAGTCCAGAACATAGGCAGTAAAGTAGGTAGTGACAGCTTACCCGGCAATATAAAAGCTGGATTAGGTAAGAAGCTATCAGCATTTGAAGGTGAGAACAATCTAACAATAGCAGCTGATGTCAATTATGGATTAGACAGTGCAACAACAAAAGAGAATATTGGTATGGAGTTAGTAATAGCCGAGATGATAGGAATCCGTGCAGGCTACAAGCTCGGCTATGATGAAGAGACATACACATTAGGCGGCGGGTTTAAGATAAATGGTGAAAGTTCAACATTCAATATAGATTACGCATTTGTTCCTACAAAAGATTTAGGCGATACGCACAGGATATCGTTAGGTATAAGGTTTGGGGGCGGTAAAGAATAG